One window from the genome of Dioscorea cayenensis subsp. rotundata cultivar TDr96_F1 chromosome 3, TDr96_F1_v2_PseudoChromosome.rev07_lg8_w22 25.fasta, whole genome shotgun sequence encodes:
- the LOC120282766 gene encoding elicitor-responsive protein 1: MAMVSGIQGQLLDVTVVRCSKLKDTEWISRQDPYVCLEYASTKFRTRTCTDGGKNPVFQEKINIPLIEGLREITVTVWNSNTITFDDFIGTGRIQLQKVLSQGYDDSSWPLQSKSGKFAGEVTVIMHFANAKKGDKASLAGHALTHPTHMPTAPPVASYAPPPSSYAPAYPSSVPPGPSAGYPPPYGAYPSQPPMPYSAGYPPASYPATSYAPPPMPQAYPPQTYPPAAYPPQPYPPPPHAQPYYPPGSYPGSYPPY; encoded by the exons ATGGCGATGGTTTCTGGAATTCAAGGCCAGCTTCTCGATGTCACAG TGGTGAGATGCAGCAAGCTCAAGGATACGGAGTGGATTTCCCGGCAGGATCCCTACGTTTGCCTTGAGTATGCCAGCACGAAGTTCCGCACGCGCACTTGCACGG ATGGAGGAAAAAACCCTGTTTTTCAGGAGAAAATCAACATTCCCTTGATTGAAGGGCTCCGCGAGATCACGGTCACTGTTTGGAATAGCAATACTATCACCTTCGATGATTTCATTGGAACTGGCAG GATTCAATTGCAGAAGGTCCTCTCACAAGGTTACGATGATTCGTCTTGGCCTCTTCAGTCCAAGTCTGGCAA GTTTGCTGGAGAAGTAACAGTGATCATGCATTTCGCCAACGCAAAG AAAGGGGATAAGGCATCATTAGCAGGACACGCACTAACTCACCCAACTCACATGCCCACTGCACCACCGGTAGCCTCGTATGCTCCTCCTCCTTCGTCATATGCTCCTGCATATCCCTCTTCAGTGCCGCCAGGGCCTTCCGCTGGTTATCCTCCACCTTATGGGGCTTACCCTTCACAACCTCCTATGCCATACTCGGCAGGGTACCCTCCTGCCTCATATCCTGCAACATCCTATGCTCCGCCACCAATGCCACAAGCGTATCCTCCTCAAACATACCCGCCTGCTGCCTATCCTCCACAGCCATACCCGCCTCCCCCGCATGCTCAGCCTTACTACCCACCAG GGTCTTATCCAGGGTCCTACCCACCTTACTGA